In the genome of Manis javanica isolate MJ-LG chromosome 17, MJ_LKY, whole genome shotgun sequence, one region contains:
- the ETHE1 gene encoding persulfide dioxygenase ETHE1, mitochondrial isoform X3, with translation MLALETRASPGHTPGCVTFVLNDHSMAFTGDALLIRGCGRTDFQQGCAKTLYHSIHEKIFTLPGDCLIYPAHDYHGLTMSTVEEERTLNPRLTLSCEEFVKVMDNLNLPKPQQIDVAVPANMRCGVQTLPF, from the exons GCTTTGGAGACCCGGGCCAGCCCCGGCCACACCCCGGGCTGTGTCACCTTCGTCCTGAATGACCACAGCATGGCTTTCACTGGAGACGCCCTGCTCATCCGAGGGTGTGGACGGACAGACTTCCAGCAAG gctgtgctAAGACCTTGTACCACTCCATCCATGAAAAGATCTTCACGCTTCCAGGAGACTGTCTGATCTACCCTGCTCATGATTACCACG GGCTCACAATGTCCACTGTGGAGGAGGAGCGGACTCTGAACCCTCGGCTCACCCTCAGCTGTGAGGAGTTTGTCAAGGTCATGGACAACCTGAACTTGCCCAAGCCTCAGCAGATAG ATGTCGCTGTTCCAGCTAACATGCGCTGTGGGGTCCAAACCCTGCCCTTCTGA
- the PHLDB3 gene encoding pleckstrin homology-like domain family B member 3 isoform X1 codes for MGTPSSPEEGTQRPPVSECDAEVLPQGAAQPQERSEEPREQQAPEAPAELPSGQGAEQLAEEEEEVGEGSSTESSRDAAEAPPPALTSAVTPASARTGEGARGAARRLRAQQLEALTRVALMEQRVKELQRQKKELRIEMEVEVALLRGELAGERVAARREEEQLRALLGQQVDAEQGCREQQEQEQRRLSQERDRMEGLRQRLQEAQGQLDLLPEDQRERLLQGVQEMREQLDMAQRAYEDLEFQQLEQESRREDEDRDSPGAGALGPKAQELRASVAQHRRRIQVLEEQLKSLGEQMAAESRGLSRKKEEALQALTQERSRLLELNHLQGTPGGDFSEPNQALTKLLFTQKTDRQLLVLQDPAAHAAAAASSCLFAVHSSLQGAIGLQRTGSLPRKRGERGSQRGSPRPLSLHCTGPLEASALPPAAGDAGRHPLYQLLNCGPENTCGALHPDIARMERLLQQAVAERERLLKAREGTRRSTEGPSGSAVPAITAPPTSPPCPLGPRVLDLRQHLERWGHNPENCAHVRVSGGCCRGPLVKMGGRIKTWRKRWFCFDRQARRLAYYADKEETKLKGVIYFQAIEEVYYDHLRCAFKSPNPRLTFCVKTYERLFYMVAPSPEAMRIWMDVIVTAADENHAP; via the exons ATGGGGACGCCGAGCAGCCCCGAAGAGGGCACCCAGCGGCCGCCGGTCTCGGAGTGCGACGCGGAGGTCCTGCCCCAGGGGGCTGCCCAACCCCAGGAGCGCTCCGAGGAGCCCCGCGAGCAGCAGGCGCCTGAGGCCCCGGCGGAGCTTCCGAGCGGCCAAGGAGCTGAGCAGCTggcggaggaagaggaggaagtggGGGAAGGCAGCAGCACTGAGAGCAGCCGCGACGCG GCGGAGGCCCCGCCTCCAGCATTGACCTCGGCCGTTACCCCGGCGTCCGCGCGGACCGGGGAAGGGGCACGAGGGGCCGCGCGGCGGCTTCGAGCGCAGCAGCTGGAGGCACTGACGCGCGTGGCCCTGATGGAGCAGCGAGTGAAGGAGCTGCAGCGCCAAAAGAAGGAGCTGAGAATCGAG ATGGAGGTGGAAGTGGCCCTTCTGCGGGGTGAGCTGGCCGGGGAGCGAGTGGCCGCTCGTCGGGAGGAGGAGCAGCTCCGCGCGCTGCTGGGGCAGCAGGTGGACGCTGAGCAGGGCTGCCGGGAGCAGCAGGAACAG GAACAGAGGCGGCTGAGCCAGGAGCGGGATCGCATGGAGGGTCTTCGCCAGAGACTCCAGGAGGCCCAGGGACAGCTTGACTTGCTGCCAGAAGACCAGCGTGAGCGGCTTCTGCAGGGGGTGCAGGAG atgagggaacagcTGGATATGGCCCAGCGTGCCTATGAGGACCTGGAGTTCCAGCAGCTGGAGCAGGAGAGCCGACGGGAGGATGAGGATCGGGACAGCCCTGGGGCCGGGGCACTGGGGCCCAAGGCCCAGGAGCTCCGGGCCAGTGTGGCACAGCACAGG CGCCGGATCCAGGTCTTGGAGGAGCAGCTCAAGTCGCTGGGGGAGCAGATGGCAGCTGAGAGCCGGGGGCTGAGCCGGAAAAAGGAGGAGGCCCTTCAGGCCCTGACACAA GAGCGGAGCCGTCTACTTGAGCTTAATCACCTGCAGGGAACCCCTGGTGGGGACTTCTCTGAGCCCAACCAGGCCCTCACTAAG CTCCTGTTCACCCAGAAGACGGACCGCCAGTTGCTGGTGCTCCAGGACCCCGCTGCTCACGCTGCCGCCGCCGCTTCTTCCTGCCTCTTCGCTGTCCACAGCTCCCTGCAG GGCGCCATTGGCCTCCAGAGGACTGGAAGCCTGCCCcggaagaggggagagagagggagccagaGGGGCTCCCCCCGGCCTCTGTCCCTCCATTGTACTG GACCCCTGGAGGCCTCCGCGCTCCCACCAGCAGCAGGAGACGCTGGGAGACACCCCCTCTATCAGCTGCTGAACTGTGGCCCTGAGAATAC CTGTGGGGCCCTCCACCCAGACATCGCCCGCATGGAGCGGCTTCTGCAGCAGGCGGTAGCAGAGAGGGAGCGGCTGCTCAAGGCCAGG GAAGGGACGAGAAGGAGCACAGAAGGTCCCTCAGGCTCTGCTGTCCCTGCCATCACG GCCCCGCCCACGTCCCCACCTTGCCCTCTGGGCCCCCGGGTCTTGGATCTCCGGCAACACCTGGAACGCTGGGGTCACAACCCGGAAAACTGCGCTCACGTCCGCGTGTCCGGGGGCTGCTGCCGCGGACCCCTGGTGAAGATGGGTGGCCGTATCAAGACCTGGAGGAAGCGGTGGTTCTGCTTTGACCGCCAGGCACGCCGCCTGGCCTACTACGCGG ACAAGGAAGAGACCAAGCTCAAAGGCGTCATCTACTTCCAGGCCATCGAGGAAGTCTATTACGACCACTTACGCTGTGCCTTCAAG AGCCCCAACCCTCGCCTGACGTTCTGCGTCAAAACCTACGAACGCCTTTTCTACATGGTGGCACCCAGTCCCGAGGCCATGCGCATTTGGATGGATGTCATCGTGACCGCTGCCGATGAGAACCACGCCCCCTGA
- the PHLDB3 gene encoding pleckstrin homology-like domain family B member 3 isoform X2, whose translation MGTPSSPEEGTQRPPVSECDAEVLPQGAAQPQERSEEPREQQAPEAPAELPSGQGAEQLAEEEEEVGEGSSTESSRDAAEAPPPALTSAVTPASARTGEGARGAARRLRAQQLEALTRVALMEQRVKELQRQKKELRIEMEVEVALLRGELAGERVAARREEEQLRALLGQQVDAEQGCREQQEQEQRRLSQERDRMEGLRQRLQEAQGQLDLLPEDQRERLLQGVQEMREQLDMAQRAYEDLEFQQLEQESRREDEDRDSPGAGALGPKAQELRASVAQHRRRIQVLEEQLKSLGEQMAAESRGLSRKKEEALQALTQERSRLLELNHLQGTPGGDFSEPNQALTKLLFTQKTDRQLLVLQDPAAHAAAAASSCLFAVHSSLQGAIGLQRTGSLPRKRGERGSQRGSPRPLSLHCTGPLEASALPPAAGDAGRHPLYQLLNCGPENTCGALHPDIARMERLLQQAVAERERLLKARAPPTSPPCPLGPRVLDLRQHLERWGHNPENCAHVRVSGGCCRGPLVKMGGRIKTWRKRWFCFDRQARRLAYYADKEETKLKGVIYFQAIEEVYYDHLRCAFKSPNPRLTFCVKTYERLFYMVAPSPEAMRIWMDVIVTAADENHAP comes from the exons ATGGGGACGCCGAGCAGCCCCGAAGAGGGCACCCAGCGGCCGCCGGTCTCGGAGTGCGACGCGGAGGTCCTGCCCCAGGGGGCTGCCCAACCCCAGGAGCGCTCCGAGGAGCCCCGCGAGCAGCAGGCGCCTGAGGCCCCGGCGGAGCTTCCGAGCGGCCAAGGAGCTGAGCAGCTggcggaggaagaggaggaagtggGGGAAGGCAGCAGCACTGAGAGCAGCCGCGACGCG GCGGAGGCCCCGCCTCCAGCATTGACCTCGGCCGTTACCCCGGCGTCCGCGCGGACCGGGGAAGGGGCACGAGGGGCCGCGCGGCGGCTTCGAGCGCAGCAGCTGGAGGCACTGACGCGCGTGGCCCTGATGGAGCAGCGAGTGAAGGAGCTGCAGCGCCAAAAGAAGGAGCTGAGAATCGAG ATGGAGGTGGAAGTGGCCCTTCTGCGGGGTGAGCTGGCCGGGGAGCGAGTGGCCGCTCGTCGGGAGGAGGAGCAGCTCCGCGCGCTGCTGGGGCAGCAGGTGGACGCTGAGCAGGGCTGCCGGGAGCAGCAGGAACAG GAACAGAGGCGGCTGAGCCAGGAGCGGGATCGCATGGAGGGTCTTCGCCAGAGACTCCAGGAGGCCCAGGGACAGCTTGACTTGCTGCCAGAAGACCAGCGTGAGCGGCTTCTGCAGGGGGTGCAGGAG atgagggaacagcTGGATATGGCCCAGCGTGCCTATGAGGACCTGGAGTTCCAGCAGCTGGAGCAGGAGAGCCGACGGGAGGATGAGGATCGGGACAGCCCTGGGGCCGGGGCACTGGGGCCCAAGGCCCAGGAGCTCCGGGCCAGTGTGGCACAGCACAGG CGCCGGATCCAGGTCTTGGAGGAGCAGCTCAAGTCGCTGGGGGAGCAGATGGCAGCTGAGAGCCGGGGGCTGAGCCGGAAAAAGGAGGAGGCCCTTCAGGCCCTGACACAA GAGCGGAGCCGTCTACTTGAGCTTAATCACCTGCAGGGAACCCCTGGTGGGGACTTCTCTGAGCCCAACCAGGCCCTCACTAAG CTCCTGTTCACCCAGAAGACGGACCGCCAGTTGCTGGTGCTCCAGGACCCCGCTGCTCACGCTGCCGCCGCCGCTTCTTCCTGCCTCTTCGCTGTCCACAGCTCCCTGCAG GGCGCCATTGGCCTCCAGAGGACTGGAAGCCTGCCCcggaagaggggagagagagggagccagaGGGGCTCCCCCCGGCCTCTGTCCCTCCATTGTACTG GACCCCTGGAGGCCTCCGCGCTCCCACCAGCAGCAGGAGACGCTGGGAGACACCCCCTCTATCAGCTGCTGAACTGTGGCCCTGAGAATAC CTGTGGGGCCCTCCACCCAGACATCGCCCGCATGGAGCGGCTTCTGCAGCAGGCGGTAGCAGAGAGGGAGCGGCTGCTCAAGGCCAGG GCCCCGCCCACGTCCCCACCTTGCCCTCTGGGCCCCCGGGTCTTGGATCTCCGGCAACACCTGGAACGCTGGGGTCACAACCCGGAAAACTGCGCTCACGTCCGCGTGTCCGGGGGCTGCTGCCGCGGACCCCTGGTGAAGATGGGTGGCCGTATCAAGACCTGGAGGAAGCGGTGGTTCTGCTTTGACCGCCAGGCACGCCGCCTGGCCTACTACGCGG ACAAGGAAGAGACCAAGCTCAAAGGCGTCATCTACTTCCAGGCCATCGAGGAAGTCTATTACGACCACTTACGCTGTGCCTTCAAG AGCCCCAACCCTCGCCTGACGTTCTGCGTCAAAACCTACGAACGCCTTTTCTACATGGTGGCACCCAGTCCCGAGGCCATGCGCATTTGGATGGATGTCATCGTGACCGCTGCCGATGAGAACCACGCCCCCTGA
- the LYPD3 gene encoding ly6/PLAUR domain-containing protein 3: protein MDLAGRAGARAVIWTIVWLLLSLLLREGAQALECYSCVQKADDGCSPQKTKTVKCAPGVDVCTEAVGAVETIHGQFSVAVRGCGSGLPGKNDRGLDLYGMLAFIQLQQCSQDRCNAKLNLTSRVLNPAGNESASEPNGVECYSCVGLSHEACQGTAPPVVSCYNASDRVYKGCFDGNVTLTAANVTVALPVRGCVLDDLCTRDSVTGPGFTLKGSCCQGSRCNSDLRNKTYFSPRFPPLILMPPPQPTTLAPTTSVTTSTPPPTTRTSTSKPPPAPTSRTPPQEAEPEISQDEDSSVAGSAAGHQDRSNMGQYPAQGGPHNKGSAVPSAVLAALLLAVAAGTLL, encoded by the exons ATGGACCTGGCCGGAAGAGCAGGCGCCCGCGCAGTGATCTGGACTATAGTCTGGTTGCTGTTGTCACTGCTGCTCCGAGAAG GAGCGCAGGCCCTGGAGTGCTACAGCTGTGTGCAGAAAGCAGATGACGGGTGCTCTCCGCAGAAGACCAAGACCGTGAAGTGCGCGCCCGGCGTGGACGTCTGCACAGAGGCCGTGGGGGCGGTGGAGACCA TCCACGGACAGTTCTCAGTGGCAGTGCGGGGCTGCGGATCGGGACTCCCGGGCAAGAATGACCGCGGACTGGACCTATACGGGATGCTGGCCTTTATCCAGCTGCAGCAATGCTCCCAGGACCGCTGCAATGCCAAGCTCAACCTCACCTCCCGAGTACTCAACCCCGCAG GCAATGAGAGTGCATCCGAGCCCAACGGTGTCGAGTGCTACAGCTGCGTGGGGCTGAGCCACGAGGCGTGCCAGGGTACGGCGCCGCCTGTCGTGAGCTGCTACAACGCCAGCGATCGCGTCTACAAGGGCTGTTTTGATGGCAACGTCACCTTGACGGCAG CTAACGTGACTGTGGCCTTGCCTGTCCGGGGCTGCGTCCTGGACGATTTGTGCACCCGGGATTCTGTGACAGGCCCGGGATTTACCCTCAAAGGCTCCTGCTGCCAAGGATCCCGCTGTAACTCCGACCTCCGAAACAAGACCTACTTCTCCCCGCGGTTCCCGCCCCTTATCCTGATGCCGCCTCCTCAGCCCACCACTCTGGCTCCGACCACCTCTGTCACTACTTCCACGCCACCCCCGACCACCCGCACCTCCACCTCGAAGCCCCCTCCAGCCCCAACCAGCCGGACTCCTCCACAGGAAGCAGAACCCGAGATCTCCCAGGATGAGGACTCCAGCGTGGCCGGAAGTGCTGCTGGCCACCAGGACCGTAGTAATATGGGGCAGTACCCCGCACAAGGTGGACCCCATAACAAAGGCTCTGCAGTGCCTTCCGCTGTGTTGGCGGCCCTTCTGTTGGCTGTGGCTGCTGGCACCCTGCTCTGA